AGTAGTACTCCTTGACGTCCTCGCCGTGATTGCCCTCGGAGCCCGTCAGCCCGAAGTAACGCTCCTTCAGGATGGGATCGCGCCCGTTCCACAGGGCGAGGGCGAAGCAGAGGCGCTGGTGGTTGTCGGAGATGCCGAGGATACCGTCCTCGCCCCAGCGATAGGCGCGCGAGCGTGCGTGGTCGTGCGGGAAGTACTCCCAGGCGGTGCCGTGCGCGGAGTAGTCCTCTCGCACCGTCCCCCACTGCCGATCGGCCAGATACGGTCCCCACCGCCGCCAGTGGGCCGTTCGGTCGCGCGTCTCCTTGAGTCGTCGCTCTTCCGCCGTCATGCTGATTGCCTCCGTATCACCGGGCGGTCTCAATTGAGCCCTCCGGGCATGGCCCGAGCGGCCCCTTCTTGTTTGACCCGTCCCTGGCCCTCTGGCACGATGGCGCGATGGCATTGCCCTCATACGCAGCCGGCGTCGGGTAAGACCGGTGGCCTGGCGAGAGGAGGCGGCTGATGGAGGTTTTGGGCACGGGCAGTCACCTGGACCATTTCATACGCCAGACCCGCGTGCACCACATGCACCTGAGCTCCATGGCCGACGTAAAGGCCAACATGATGCTCACCATATCGGCCCTGGTCATCACGTTCTCGATCGGGCACCTCTCGCACCCCTATCTCAGATGGCCGGTGCTCGTGCTGATCGTGTCCTGCCTCGCCACGGTGGTCTCGGCGGCCTACGCGGTCATGCCCAAGCTCGACAGGGATTTTCGGCCGAACCTGGACAGACCCGACTGCAACATCCTGTTCTTCGGCAACTTCATGAACCTGGAGTACGAGGAATTCGCGCGGCTCATGGAGGGGGTGATGAACAACTCGTCGCAGGTCTACGAGGCGCAGGTCCGCGAGGTGTACGAGCTCGGCGTCTTCCTGGGACGGAGGAAGTACGTGTACGTCCGGCTCGCCTACGTGTTCTTCATCGCCGGCTTGCTGGCGAGCGCCGCGGTCCTTGTGGGAGTCGAGATCCTCGCGACGGCGCGATGACGAAGGGCCCGCGCAAGACCGGACGCGATCTTGATCGGATCCTCGAGGGCCGCTGACCCTCACCTTGAGAACCCTCATTGCGGGGTGAGCCAACCTCCCACATCGGCGACGAGGCGATCGGCCTGGGGCGGGCCCC
This portion of the Candidatus Methylomirabilota bacterium genome encodes:
- a CDS encoding Pycsar system effector family protein; this translates as MEVLGTGSHLDHFIRQTRVHHMHLSSMADVKANMMLTISALVITFSIGHLSHPYLRWPVLVLIVSCLATVVSAAYAVMPKLDRDFRPNLDRPDCNILFFGNFMNLEYEEFARLMEGVMNNSSQVYEAQVREVYELGVFLGRRKYVYVRLAYVFFIAGLLASAAVLVGVEILATAR